GACGACGACGCGGCCGATGATGTATCCGGCAACGACCTGGAGGAACCCCAGATTTCCGATGTAGGCCAGGCCGGGGATGCTGATGAACGTCAGCGCGCTGGTCTCGCTCGCGACGATCGAGAACATAACCGCCCACCACGGTATGGACCGCTCGGCGATGAAGTAGTCGTTGGCGCTCTTCTGGCGGCGCCCTATCCACAGTCCGAAGGCGGTGGTGCCGGCCAGGTATGTGACGAGGACAAAAAAATCGAGGGCGGTGAAATTCCTCATTCCACCACCCTCGATGAGAGCTCGAGACTCTGCGTCAAATCAGGCGGTGAACGACGTACCGCAACCGCAGCCACCCGTCGCGTTCGGGTTCTTGAAAGTGAATCCTGAACCCTGCATTGACGTGACATAGTCTATGGTCACCCCGGAGATGTACTGCGCCGAGAACGGATCCACGAAAACCCTGAAGCCGTCGTTGTCGAGAACGAAGTCGTCTTCAGCGCTCCGGTCCTCGATTACAAGGCTGTACTTGAAGCCGCTGCATCCGCCCGGCTGCACGCTGACACGGAGTCCGCCCTGCTCGCTGGTGACGCTTTCGGCCTCCATGAACTTCTTGACTTCAACGGCCGCGCCGGGCGTGACCGTGATCTCGATATCCGATGTTGTCGATGTAGACATTGCAAACCTCCCTGAGGACTCCCGAAAATTACGATGACGCCGGCGTCGATGGTAGGGCAACCGCCGGCTCGAGTGAATCGGCCCGCGCTCCCGCGGACCGGTCGCTTTCGCCCAGACTGCCTGATCCCCGGAAGGAGCGCGCAATCCATGCAAACGCCGCGGCGGCGATGGCGAGAAGAACGAGTCCTCTCCCCGTCTCGCCGAAAATGAGCTTCCCGATCCCGAACAGAGTTGAATACACCGCAACGATTCCGGCGATCCAGTTGGTCCACGCGAGTGCGCCGCCTTCCATCCCTTCGGCACCGAATCCGGCGCCTTCGGCAATGCGCCGCCATCCCCGTCCGCCCGGCCGCACGCGGCGATAGAACGCCGTCAGCACTTCATCCGGCTCCGGGCTCGTCATGAACGTGACCGTCAGCCACACGATCGTGCTGATAACGACGGTAAGCAGCATGATCGTGGCGTCGGCGTTCGGATCGCCCTTCGCGAATCTCTGCGGGACTGTCTGGAACGCGATCGTCGAGACGACGAAGGACGTGATCATCGCGCTGATCTCGGACCATGCGTTGATGCGCCACCAGTACCAGCGGAGAATGAGCACGAGCCCCGTTCCCGCGCCGAGCGCGAGGAGGAACTTCCACGCCTGCTCGATCGAGGAAAGCTGCGATGTCACGCCGATAGACGCGATGAACAGCAGCACTGTCGCGATGCGTGACACTTTCACGTAGTGCCGCTCAGTCTCCGATTGACGGATGAAACGTTTGTAGAAATCGTTGACGAGGTACGACGCGCCCCAGTTGAGGTGCGTTCCCACAGTGGACATGTACGCGGCAGCGAATCCGGCCATCATCACGCCCTTCCATGGCGTCGGCAGGTAATCCACGAACGCCTTCACATATCCCGATTCCTTGTCCACGAGATCGGGATACAGGATGACGGTCGCCAGACCGGTGACGATCCACGGCCACGGGCGGAGCGCGTAGTGCGCAACCTGGAAGAAGAGTGTGGCGAGAACGCCGTCCCGCTCGGTCCTCGCGGAGAAGATCCGCTGCGCGACGTAGCCGCCGCCGCCCGGCTCGGCTCCCGGATACCAGGCCGCCCACCACTGCACGGAGAGGAACACCCCGAGCGCCAGCAGAGGCATCCACGCATAGGCGTGGAATCCGCCCTCTCCCATGGATACAGGCAACACCGAGAGCGCGGCATCGCTGGAGCCGAAATGCTCGGCCAGCTTGACCTTCATCACCGCGATTCCACCGACCGCTTTCACCGAATACACCGCGAGGATGATGACCGCCGACATCTTGACGACGAACTGGATGAGATCGGTCCACAGCACCGCCCACAGCCCGGCGGCCACGGAGTAGACCACCGTGATCACGAAGCAGATCCCCACCGCGAGAATCGGCGAGACGCCGAGCGAGATCGTCAGGATCTTGATCATCGCCCGCGTGACCCAGCCGAGAATGATCAGGTTGATCGGAATCGCGAGGTAGAGCGCGCGGAAGCCGCGGAGAAATCGCGCCGGCGGGCCGCTGTACCTGATCTCCGCGAACTCCACATCCGTCATCACGTTGGCGCGCCGCCACAGGCGCGCGAAGAAGAACACCGTGAGCATTCCGCTCATCACCATGTTCCACCACAGCCAGTTGCCGGCGACACCGTGCGCGGCGACGAGTCCCGTCACGACGAGCGGCGTGTCAGCCGCGAACGTGGTGGCGACCATTGATGCGCCGGCCAGCCACCAGCTCACGTTGCGCCCGGAGAGGAAATACTCGTTGAGGCTCTCGCCGCCTTTTCGGGTGAACATCAGGCCGACCACCGTGGAGAGGAGGAAGTAGGCCGCTACGATCGCCCAGTCAATCGCGGAAAGAGTCATGAGGGTAGAGTTGGGATGACGTGTTGTAGCAATGCAAGCCGAAGCTCGTTTGCCGCGGTCGCCACAGGCACCCGCGAGCAAACCGGAACGGTGCCGCGTATCATTATGTACCTGTACTCACGATCGTCAACTATACGAGAATGATGGCAATGGCGCGATACTTCATCCCCCTGATCGGACTGACGCTGGCGGCCGCCGGCTGCACCGTGACGAGCGGCAAGCTCGATCCGACCTACGAGCTCGCTGCCGAACGCGTGAAACCCGGCATCTCGATTCTCCTCGGCGACAGCATGGGGCTGATTCGCGGAAAGCGGATCGGACTCCTGACCAATCAGACCGGCGTCAACGAGAGGGGCGACTCCGACATTGACCTGCTGCGGAACGACAGGGCGAAAAAGGAGAAGGTGGATCTGGTGATGCTGTTCTCGCCGGAGCACGGGATCCGCGGAACCGAAGATCACGACAACATCGCCGACGCGGTGGATACCAGGTCGGGCCTTCCGATCATCTCGCTTTACGGCGCGGGGACAACAGCGTTTCCGGACAGCGAGATGCGGAAACTCGACGCGCTCGTGTTTGATCTGCAGGACATCGGAACGCGCACATGGACGTATGTCGGCGCGATGGTGTACTCGATGCGGGCGGCGGCGCGGACGGGAAAGACGATCATCGTTCTCGACAGGCCGAATCCGCTCACCGGATTTTTCGTCGAAGGGCCGCTCCTCGACAGCGCGCTGGCCGACCCCGATGATCCGACTCCGGCGAAACGCGGGCAGGCATACGCGCTCTATCCGACGCCTCTCAGGCACGGGATGACGATGGGGGAGATGGCTCTCTTCTTCAACGACGTCCTCGGCATCAAGGCAAATCTCAAGGTCGTTCCGATGAGGAGCTGGCGCCGCGAGCTGTGGTTCGACCGGACAGGCCTTCCGTGGGTCAGGCCATCGCCGAACCTGCCGTCGCTGCAGAGCGCGATGGTTTATCCCGGCCTCGTCGCGTTCGAAGGGTCAAACCTGTCGGTTGGGCGGGGCACACCTACCGCATTTCAGCTGGTCGGTGCGCCATGGCTCAAGGCCGAGGCGACGGTCAAGATCCTGAAGGATCGCGAGATTCCGGGAGTGCGCTTTCTGGTTGAGGAGTACACGCCGGAGAAGCCGACCGATGGGAAATACGGGGGCCAGAAGCTTCAGGGGATCCGTATCCTCGTGACCAACCGGAACTCGATGCAGCCATCGCGCGTCGGAGCAGCTCTCCTGTGGGCGATAGCGAAAACATCGGGGAGCGATCTCAGGCTCAACAACCGCACTTTCGATCTCCGGTTCGGCGCCGCGCGCGTTCGCGAGGCGTTGCTGCGCGGAGAGGACCCCGATGTGGTGATTGACCGCGAGTACAAGGCCGTTTTCGATTTCAGGGAGAAGGCGCGCCGCTATCTCCTTTATCCGTAGCGCCTTATCGGCTTCGCACAGGTCTTGCACCACCGTCTTCGTGCACGCTCACTGGTTTGACCCCGGAGGGTACGAAGCATGAAGATCCTGATCGCGTCGCTCGCGATGGTGCTGGCTGTTTCGACTTCCGCCTGCGGACCGCGCCAGGTCGAAGTGACCACCGGCGCGCAGCCGGCAGCGGACGTTTCTATCCGTTTCACGAACAACCTCACGCAGGCAGTGAATCTCTACGTAACTACAGGGGGTACGGACGTGTTCCTCAAACAGGTCGCGGCGAACTCGGTGGAAGTGGTGCCGGTACGCGGGATCAGTGCGGGGACTACGGCCACTCTCAAGGCGAGGACGGTGGACGGTACGCGCTCGTACACTCGTGACAACATCTATCTCGCCGCGAACTATGAGTGGCGAGTACCTTAGAGGCGAATGCGGGGCGTTCTGGCAATAAGCGTAATATCTGAATAGCTTTACGGGTCGAATCGAGAGCCGGTTCGGCCCGTTCTGCTACCCACTCCCGCGACGCGGGACCGGTGGCTTTTATTCGCGCCCGCTGGCATGAAAAGAATCTGGGAGTCGATAATCAAGGGCTACCTCCGGGTAATCGAGCCGGTGGCGGCGCTGCTGGTGAAGCTCCGGATCAATCCCAACGTCCTCACGACCGTCGGGACGCTCTGCACGGTCGCGGGCGGGATCGCTTTCGGGATGGGCCACATCCGGACGGCCGGCTGGATCATCGGACTCACGGCGATCTTCGATGTCCTCGATGGTACCATCGCCCGGCGCACCGGGCAGTCCACCGTATTCGGCGCATTCTACGATTCGACGCTCGACCGGGTCGCTGACGGCGTGGTGCTCGGTGGAATCGCGTTCTTTTTCGTGACGAGCCCGGTCCACCACAATCTGCCGATGGTGGTGGTCTCTCTCCTCGGCATCATCGGCACGTTCCTCGTGAGCTACACGCGGGCGCGTGCGGAAGGCCTTGGTATTGATGCCAGGGTTGGCGTCATGCAGCGGCCCGAGCGTGTAGTGCTGTTGTCGGTGCCGCAGGCGTTCTTCGGCCTGGCTCTCAACGGGTGGGTACTGATCTGCGTCGTCGGCATTCTCACGCTGACCGCCTGGATCACCGCGTTCCAGCGCATTCTTTTCGTTCGACGCACCGCGCTCAACACCGTCTCGACGCCTTTGCGCGTCCTCAACGACAAATCACCGCCGTCGCCGCGCTCGGCGCCCCGGCGTGCACAATCCTAACGGATGGAGAATACAGACTTGCCGTCTTCCGCTGATGTTCGCACTCCCCCCGCACCGGCGACCGGGAAGCTGGGCATTCTTACGCCCGGACTCGGCGCCGTCGCCACGACCTTCATGGCTGGCGTGGAGAGCGTAAGGCGCGGCTATGCCAGGCCCATCGGGTCGCTCACGCAGATGGCGACGATACGCCTCGGCAAGCGCACCGACAACCGATCCCCGCTGATACGCGACTTCGTTCCGCTCGCCAGCCTCGACGACATCGTTTTCGGCGCGTGGGATCCGATTCCCGACGACGGGTACACCGCGGCCCGCAAGGCGGGCGTTCTCAACGAGAAGGATCTCGAGAAGGTCGCCGACTTCATGAAGGCCATCAAGCCGATGCCGGCGGTTTTCGACAACCACTACGTCACCCGCATTCACGGATCCAACGTCAAGCAGGGAAAGAACAAGCGCGATCTCGCCGAGCAGCTGCGACAGGACATCCGCGACTTCAAGGCGAAGAACGGTCTCGACCGGCTGGTCATCGTGTGGTGCGCATCCACCGAGATATTCATCCGCCCCGGTCCGCAGCACGCGACGCTTGAAGCGTTCGAGAAGGCGATGGACGAGAGCGACGAAGCAATCGCACCGTCCATGCTCTACGCGTACGCGGCGATCATGGAGAACGTGCCGTTCTGCAACGGCGCGCCGAATCTGTGCGTTGACATTCCCGCGCTGACGAAGCTGGCGATCGACCGCGGCGTTCCGGTCTCGGGCAAGGATTTCAAGACCGGCCAGACGTGGCTGAAGACCGTCATCGCGCCGGGCATCAAGGCGCGCATGCTCGGTCTCGCGGGCTGGTACAGCACGAACATCCTCGGCAACCGCGACGGAGAAGTGCTGGACGATCCGGCATCGTTCAAGACGAAGGAGGAGTCCAAGCTTTCCGTGCTGCACACGATTCTTCAGCCCGAGCTGTATCCCGAGCTGTACAAGGATTTCTCGCACGTCGTGCGGATCAACTACTATCCGCCGCGCGGCGACAACAAGGAAGGCTGGGACAACATCGACATCGTCGGCTGGATGAATTATCCGATGCAGATCAAGGTCAACTTCCTCTGCCGCGATTCCATTCTTGCCGCGCCGATCGCTCTCGATCTCGCTCTCTTCTCCGACTTCGCGCACCGCGCGGGCATGAAGGGCATCCAGGAGTGGCTCTCGTTCTACTACAAGAGTCCGATGACGGCCGAGGGGCTCCAGCCCGAGCATGACCTGTTCATTCAGCAGACCAAGCTCAAGAACACTCTTCGCTTTCTGATGGGCGAAGACCAGATAACGCACCTCGGACTGGAGTACTACGCGTGATCTTGTCGCGGGCAAGCGGCATCCGGCTGGCCGGCGTGCTGCTCGCCGCGGCGCTCGCGGCCGGGTGCAAGCCGAACGCGAGGATTCTCGACAACCGGCAATGGTCGGACAGCTTTGCGTTCCGCATTACGGTTGATCCGATGCCTCCTCGCGCGATCGAGGATGCGAGGTACAGGATCGTCGTGCAGGACAAGAAGACCGGAGAGCCCATCGAGACGGGAGAGGGAAGGATCTTCGCGACGAGCTCTGACGGCGCGAATACCGACGATGGGTTCCAGAAGGGAAAGGAAGTCGGCACCTATTACGGGCGCCTCTTTTTCCCGACCTCCGGTGACTGGGCGATGGCGCTTCAGTTCAGGCGTGACTCCACGCAGAAACTGGAGAAGGTGGATTGGGTTCAGACGGTGAACAACGCAACAGCACAGTAGCAGATACATGCGCCATTTTTTCAGAACGCAGCTCACGCCGGCGGACGTTCTCGGTGTGGCGGACATTTTCTTTCCGCAGCTCCCGCTCGAGCGGTCCGCGCACACGGCCCGCTCGCGCACTTTTTCCGGATTGTTGGGCACGCTTCAGCTCACGGTGAAAAAGGAAGGGGGGCATTACACATTCGTCGAGGTCAGTACTGACCAGATGGGGGAGAGCCGCCTCGACCGCAACGCGAAGCGGTTCTTCGTCGAGCTGCATCGCACGTCGGATCCCGCTCACAAGCTCGAAGCAGCTTACTGAGCCCGTGCTGACCGAGGAGCGATATCTCGCCTCTCTCGAGGAGGCGAGGTCGACCTGGTGGAGCTCGCGCAACTTCGACACGTGGAAGCGGCTGTACGCCGGCGAGTATCAGCGGGGCTTTCTCGTCATTGACACGCTTCGCCGCTATGCGCCCGAATTTTGCGTCGCGGGCTCGGCCGTGCTGGATGTCGGCTGCGGCGACGCCGGCGCGCTCATCGCATTCGCCGAAGAGGGCGCGACGTGCGCGGGTATCGAGTGCTTCGACAAGAGCCTCGAACGCGGGCGCCTTCGCGCCGCCGATCATGGCGTGGACGTGGATCTGCGGAAGGGGATCGCGGAATCCATTCCGTTCCCTGATGCGAGCTTCGATCTCGTTACGCTCGACAACGTGCTCGAGCATGTCGGCGACCGCGAGCTCACGTTGCGCGAGGTACGACGCGT
This is a stretch of genomic DNA from Gemmatimonadaceae bacterium. It encodes these proteins:
- a CDS encoding iron-sulfur cluster assembly accessory protein translates to MSTSTTSDIEITVTPGAAVEVKKFMEAESVTSEQGGLRVSVQPGGCSGFKYSLVIEDRSAEDDFVLDNDGFRVFVDPFSAQYISGVTIDYVTSMQGSGFTFKNPNATGGCGCGTSFTA
- a CDS encoding sodium:solute symporter family protein, translated to MTLSAIDWAIVAAYFLLSTVVGLMFTRKGGESLNEYFLSGRNVSWWLAGASMVATTFAADTPLVVTGLVAAHGVAGNWLWWNMVMSGMLTVFFFARLWRRANVMTDVEFAEIRYSGPPARFLRGFRALYLAIPINLIILGWVTRAMIKILTISLGVSPILAVGICFVITVVYSVAAGLWAVLWTDLIQFVVKMSAVIILAVYSVKAVGGIAVMKVKLAEHFGSSDAALSVLPVSMGEGGFHAYAWMPLLALGVFLSVQWWAAWYPGAEPGGGGYVAQRIFSARTERDGVLATLFFQVAHYALRPWPWIVTGLATVILYPDLVDKESGYVKAFVDYLPTPWKGVMMAGFAAAYMSTVGTHLNWGASYLVNDFYKRFIRQSETERHYVKVSRIATVLLFIASIGVTSQLSSIEQAWKFLLALGAGTGLVLILRWYWWRINAWSEISAMITSFVVSTIAFQTVPQRFAKGDPNADATIMLLTVVISTIVWLTVTFMTSPEPDEVLTAFYRRVRPGGRGWRRIAEGAGFGAEGMEGGALAWTNWIAGIVAVYSTLFGIGKLIFGETGRGLVLLAIAAAAFAWIARSFRGSGSLGESDRSAGARADSLEPAVALPSTPASS
- a CDS encoding DUF1343 domain-containing protein codes for the protein MARYFIPLIGLTLAAAGCTVTSGKLDPTYELAAERVKPGISILLGDSMGLIRGKRIGLLTNQTGVNERGDSDIDLLRNDRAKKEKVDLVMLFSPEHGIRGTEDHDNIADAVDTRSGLPIISLYGAGTTAFPDSEMRKLDALVFDLQDIGTRTWTYVGAMVYSMRAAARTGKTIIVLDRPNPLTGFFVEGPLLDSALADPDDPTPAKRGQAYALYPTPLRHGMTMGEMALFFNDVLGIKANLKVVPMRSWRRELWFDRTGLPWVRPSPNLPSLQSAMVYPGLVAFEGSNLSVGRGTPTAFQLVGAPWLKAEATVKILKDREIPGVRFLVEEYTPEKPTDGKYGGQKLQGIRILVTNRNSMQPSRVGAALLWAIAKTSGSDLRLNNRTFDLRFGAARVREALLRGEDPDVVIDREYKAVFDFREKARRYLLYP
- a CDS encoding CDP-alcohol phosphatidyltransferase family protein, coding for MKRIWESIIKGYLRVIEPVAALLVKLRINPNVLTTVGTLCTVAGGIAFGMGHIRTAGWIIGLTAIFDVLDGTIARRTGQSTVFGAFYDSTLDRVADGVVLGGIAFFFVTSPVHHNLPMVVVSLLGIIGTFLVSYTRARAEGLGIDARVGVMQRPERVVLLSVPQAFFGLALNGWVLICVVGILTLTAWITAFQRILFVRRTALNTVSTPLRVLNDKSPPSPRSAPRRAQS
- a CDS encoding inositol-3-phosphate synthase translates to MPSSADVRTPPAPATGKLGILTPGLGAVATTFMAGVESVRRGYARPIGSLTQMATIRLGKRTDNRSPLIRDFVPLASLDDIVFGAWDPIPDDGYTAARKAGVLNEKDLEKVADFMKAIKPMPAVFDNHYVTRIHGSNVKQGKNKRDLAEQLRQDIRDFKAKNGLDRLVIVWCASTEIFIRPGPQHATLEAFEKAMDESDEAIAPSMLYAYAAIMENVPFCNGAPNLCVDIPALTKLAIDRGVPVSGKDFKTGQTWLKTVIAPGIKARMLGLAGWYSTNILGNRDGEVLDDPASFKTKEESKLSVLHTILQPELYPELYKDFSHVVRINYYPPRGDNKEGWDNIDIVGWMNYPMQIKVNFLCRDSILAAPIALDLALFSDFAHRAGMKGIQEWLSFYYKSPMTAEGLQPEHDLFIQQTKLKNTLRFLMGEDQITHLGLEYYA
- a CDS encoding class I SAM-dependent methyltransferase, with product MLTEERYLASLEEARSTWWSSRNFDTWKRLYAGEYQRGFLVIDTLRRYAPEFCVAGSAVLDVGCGDAGALIAFAEEGATCAGIECFDKSLERGRLRAADHGVDVDLRKGIAESIPFPDASFDLVTLDNVLEHVGDRELTLREVRRVLKPGGLLYMVTPKPFSVYSLWNDPHYDLAGLVLMPRRTQIWYFEKIRGGGSGTYDVGVIPTRRAIRKLLDAAGFRITVAPRELWINYLRDRVSRPEEVRPGIKRRMAAWISSRRWPFENPAMRWIWDVGVGSNFIIARAS